One region of Triticum aestivum cultivar Chinese Spring chromosome 6B, IWGSC CS RefSeq v2.1, whole genome shotgun sequence genomic DNA includes:
- the LOC123136420 gene encoding uncharacterized protein: MLLRCCHRTPAPASPTPLRPTLNPGPATAREHRLGIGGAMLRLGLHPCPHFSPPQFHPTLPRRLAASPLPRPPFPSAVTALRARNPPLQAAVSGAASGEELRGADEDEEGADLHEALTKTRRLVECAMFASVASLAYFLSNSLAIENYFSCFFPLPIVISSLIWGLEAGRKTMVATVLLLFTLSGPVKALTYLLMHGVVGLSMGTMWRLETNWIVSIIICAIIRAVGACGYVLVTSFLIRENIFQLITVNIHASLTYILAAAGVNTIPSMDAIYVIFGTLVLLNSGFFVFILHIIYTIFLTKLGIKPSLRLPGWLGKATSS, encoded by the exons ATGCTGCTGCGGTGCTGCCACCGGACGCCGGCCCCTGCCTCTCCGACTCCGCTCCGCCCAACCCTCAACCCTGGCCCCGCCACTGCCCGAGAGCACAGATTGGGGATAGGGGGTGCTATGCTTCGCCTTGGCCTCCATCCTTGCCCCCACTTCTCTCCGCCGCAATTCCACCCCACCCTGCCCCGCCGGTTGGCCGCCTCTCCGCTCCCAAGGCCCCCCTTTCCATCCGCCGTCACCGCCCTCCGAGCTCGAAACCCTCCGCTTCAGGCCGCCGTCAGCGGAGCCGCCTCCGGAGAGGAACTGCGGGGCGCGGATGAGGACGAGGAAGGCGCGGACCTGCACGAGGCGCTCACCAAGACGCGGCGGCTCGTCGAGTGCGCCATGTTCGCATCCGTTGCCAGTCTCGCCTACTTCCTCAGCAACTCCCTCGCCATCGAG AATTACTTCAGCTGCTTTTTCCCGTTGCCAATAGTCATCTCCTCCTTAATATGGGGATTAGAAGCCGGCAGGAAAACTATG GTGGCTACTGTTTTACTGCTCTTCACGTTGTCTGGCCCTGTCAAAGCATTGACTTATCTG CTTATGCATGGAGTAGTTGGTCTATCCATGGGTACTATGTGGAG GTTGGAGACCAATTGGATTGTTTCCATCATAATCTGCGCAATT ATACGTGCAGTGGGAGCTTGTGGATATGTGTTAGTGACATCGTTCTTGATACGAGAAAATATTTTTCAGTTG ATAACCGTTAACATACATGCCTCCTTGACGTACATTCTGGCGGCAGCTGGTGTGAACACGATTccatccatggatgcaatatatgTTATCTTTGGGACACTG GTTCTGCTTAATTCTGGATTCTTTGTCTTCATACTGCATATAATTTACACAATCTTCCTGACTAAGCTGGGAATCAAGCCTTCACTGAGGCTTCCAGGATGGCTGGGGAAAGCAACATCTAGTTGA
- the LOC123133888 gene encoding uncharacterized protein encodes MGLSDILAALYSCLPETPSSPVASLPAVTSDDGGEDRISALPDDILRGVVSRLPAKDAARTAALSPRWRGLWRSTPLVLEDIHLLIRPSGQRGGFEFDSSALAGAVSRVLASHPGPFHWVHISSNCMAGQEEALAKWLRLLVAKGVETLVLVNRPWPLDAALPASILRCASLRRLYLGVWHFPDTSRANAPPRGPGVFPRLQELGICHTIMQERDLEYLLACSPELKTFALILSYIAPSRVSISSSSLCCVLVWLSMLYEVDVVAAPRLQRLILQSIGTRRTTKVKIGHAPELTVLGYLETANHVLQIGNTIIKAGVTKVAPNAVVPSVKVLALKVDFGVAEEVKTLLSFRRCFPQVETLHVMSSNKKEEEEDEQDEKDAGDASGEQLIIPTFWEEAGPIGCVESQVKKVVLNQFTVGANELGFLKFVIARAQVLKRVVLVLDPGMSPTAAKEALSKLATQLPSAKCVNENVEFMGLPRPMAPWSYQIASDLSLSDPFPAEGGILMQRP; translated from the exons ATGGGCTTGAGCGACATCCTGGCGGCGCTCTACTCCTGCCTCCCGGAGACCCCGTCCTCTCCCGTCGCCTCCCTCCCCGCCGTCACCTCTGACGACGGCGGGGAGGACCGCATCAGCGCGCTCCCGGACGACATCCTGCGCGGCGTCGTCTCCCGCCTCCCCGCCAAGGacgccgcccgcaccgccgcgcTCTCCCCGCGCTGGCGCGGCCTCTGGCGCTCCACCCCGCTCGTCCTCGAGGACATCCACCTCCTCATCCGGCCGTCGGGCCAGCGAGGCGGGTTCGAGTTCGACTCGAGCGCCCTTGCCGGCGCCGTCTCGCGCGTCCTCGCCTCCCACCCGGGCCCCTTCCACTGGGTCCACATCTCCAGCAACTGcatggccggccaggaggaggcgctcgCCAAGTGGCTCCGCCTCTTGGTCGCCAAGGGCGTGGAGACCCTCGTCCTCGTCAACCGCCCCTGGCCGCTCGACGCGGCGCTGCCGGCGTCCATCCTCCGCTGCGCCTCGCTCCGCCGCCTCTACCTCGGCGTCTGGCACTTCCCGGACACGTCGCGCGCCAACGCGCCCCCACGCGGCCCCGGCGTCTTCCCCCGCCTCCAGGAGCTCGGCATCTGCCACACCATAATGCAGGAGCGCGACCTGGAGTACCTGCTCGCCTGCAGCCCCGAGCTCAAGACCTTCGCGCTCATCCTCAGCTACATCGCCCCGTCGCGCGTCTCGATCAGCAGCAGCAGCCTCTGCTGCGTGCTGGTCTGGTTGTCCATGCTGTACGAGGTCGACGTCGTGGCCGCCCCACGACTGCAGCGGCTCATCCTGCAGAGCATTGGAACTAGGCGCACCACCAAAGTCAAGATTGGGCATGCTCCTGAGCTCACCGTGCTCGGCTACCTGGAGACGGCGAACCATGTGCTGCAGATCGGCAACACCATCATCAAG GCTGGGGTAACAAAAGTGGCCCCAAATGCTGTGGTTCCAAGTGTCAAGGTGCTAGCTTTGAAGGTGGATTTCGGAGTGGCCGAGGAAGTGAAGACCCTGCTCAGTTTCCGGAGATGCTTCCCCCAAGTCGAGACCCTACACGTCATG TCCTCCAAcaagaaggaagaggaagaggacgagcagGACGAGAAAGACGCGGGTGATGCCAGTGGCGAGCAGCTCATCATCCCCACGTTCTGGGAGGAGGCCGGCCCGATCGGGTGCGTGGAGTCGCAAGTGAAGAAGGTGGTGCTGAACCAGTTCACCGTGGGCGCCAACGAGCTGGGATTCCTTAAGTTCGTGATCGCGAGGGCTCAGGTGCTGAAGAGGGTGGTGCTGGTGCTGGACCCCGGGATGAGCCCCACGGCGGCCAAGGAGGCATTGAGCAAGCTGGCGACGCAGCTGCCTTCCGCGAAGTGTGTCAATGAGAACGTGGAGTTCATGGGGCTCCCGCGCCCAATGGCTCCCTGGAGCTACCAGATCGCGTCTGATCTCTCCCTGAGCGACCCGTTTCCGGCTGAAGGCGGTATACTGATGCAGCGTCCGTGA